CGACAAGTGCCTCGGCGACGGCCGCCGATACCCCGAGATCTACCGCCTGAACCAGCACAAGACCCAGCCCGACGGTTCACGGCTCCAGATGGCGAGCCTGATCCGTCCCGGCTGGGTCCTCGACATGCCGGACGACGCGCGCGGCGTCCACCTCGTCTCGGCGGACGAGCCCCGGGAGAAGACCCTGCGCGACCACGCGAGCAAACCGGCCGAGCTGGACGGCCGCACGCAGTACGTGGGGGATCGCGGCGGCGCCACGGACGTCAGGAGCGGACCCGAGAAGAAAGGCACCGGCCAGGAGAAGGCGGGGGAACGAGGCGGCGTCGTCCTGCCCCTCCCTGCCATGCCACAACGCACCTACCACCTCCCACCGATGCCGAAGTCGACTGCCGTCTCCGCCATCCCCAAGGCCCCCACCGCCGAAGCCCCCGCCACCCAGGCCCCGCCAGGACAGGGTCCCGCAACTCAGGCTCCGGTGGGTCAGGCTCCAGGTGGTCAGGTCCCGGGTGGCCGAACTCCGGCAGGTCAAACTCCGATTGGTCAAGCTCCCTCAGGTCAGACCTCTGTCGGTCAGCCCTCCGCGAACCACCCCTCCGCCAATCACCCCTCCGTGGTCCAGCCCCCCGCGACCGAGGCCCCCGCGTCCCAGGCTCCCGCGACCGCGCCGCATGGCGCGAGCGGCGGGCCCGCCGAGACGTCCCCCTCGCGGCGGGTCGAGGTCCCCGAGCCTCGGCACCGGCCCGACAAGGCCGTCGAGACCGGCGGCGGCCTGGACCTGATCGACTACCTGGCCGGAGGATCGCTCGCCGCCGCCGGTCTGCTCGTCGCGCTCGGCCGGCGCCGCCGCGAACAGCTCTGGCACCGCGCGTTCGGCCACCGCATCACCCGGCCACGCGGCGACGCCGCCGGGGCCGAGGTCGCGCTGCGCCTCGGGTCCGACGCGCCAGGCAGCCGCATGCTCGACCACGGGCTCCGCATGCTCGGCAAGCTCCTCGCCGAGCAGGGCCGCGTACCCCCCACCATCTACGCCGTCCACCTGTCCGCACGCGGCCTCGACCTGTGGATCCACCCCCCGGACCCCGGGGCCCCCGAGCCGTTCGAAGCCCACGACGCCGGACGCACGTGGCGGCTGCCGGCCCACGAGGGACGGGCCATCGACGAGCACGCGCTGCTGGACGCCGCCGCGCCGTACCCGGGCCTGGTGTCGCTCGGCGTCACCGACGGCGGACGCGTCCTGATCGACCTGGAGGCCGCGCAAGGCGTCATCGCCATGACCGGCCACCGGGTGCGAGACGCGCTCGCCGCGCTCGCCGTCGAACTCGTCACCAACCGGTGGTCCGACCAGATGCGGGTCACGCTCGTCGGCTTCGGCGGCGACCTCGTCACCATCGCGCCTGACCGGGTGCGCGCCGTGGGGAGTTTCGCCGAGGTACTGCCTGAGCTGGAGGCCAGAGCCGCCGAGATGGTCGCCGCCGACGCGCGGGTGCTCACCGGCCGCATCCACGGCGGCGCCGCCGACCCGGTGTGGCCGCCGCACTTCCTGCTGTCCGCCATCGCGCCGGACCCCACCGAGGCCGAACGGCTCACGCGCCTCGGCCGCGCCGGGAGCCGCATGGCCGCCGGGTACGTCATCGCCGGTGACGTACCGCACGCCACCTGGACGTGGGAGGTCACCGAGGACGGCAAGGCCAGGGTCGACGCGCTCGGCGTCATGGTCAACGCGCAACTCCTGCCCCGGCGGCACTACGACGCCGTGATCGACCTGTTCCGCACCGCCGGACGCCACGAAGGCGAACCGGTGCGCGAGGAGGAAGGCCCCCCGCGCGAGTTCACCACCTCGCCGTCGGTCACCATCCGCATCCTCGGCCCCATCGAGATCGGCCCCGTGCCTCCCCTGGAGGAAGGCCGTGCCGAGCTCGCCTGCGAGATGGTCGTGTACCTCGCCGCGCACCCCGGCGGCGTCCACCCCGTGGTGCTCGGCGGCATCCTGTGGCCCCGCGGCGTCCAGGCCGTCGTCCGCGACGCCACCATCGCACGCGTCACCGAATGGCTCGGCACCGACAGCCAGGGCCGCCCCAACCTCCGCACCGACGACACCGGCCGCCTCCGCCTCGGCCCCGAGGTCCGCTCCGACTGGCAGCTGTTCCGCGAACTCGTCCGCCGTTCCCACGACGACCCCAGCGCCAGAGCCGTCCTCCTCGAAAAAGCCCTCGGCCTGGTCCGCGGCCCCCTCCTCGCCGCACGTCCACGATCCCGCTACGCCTGGCTCGCCGCCGACGAACTCGAATACGAGGTCACCGCCAGCGTCGCCGACGCCGCACACCGCCTCTGCGAGATCCGCCTGGCCCACGACGACGCCGAAGGCGCCGTGGCCGCCGTCCGAGCCGGCCTCCTCCTGGCCGCCGACGACGAAGGCCTGTGGCGCGACCTCCTGAGAGCAGCCCACGCCACCGCCGACCCCCTGAACCTCCGCGCCGTAGTGGACGCCCTCCACCGCCGAGCCAACTCCCATCCCTACGGCGGCGGCATGTCCCCAGAAACCGAATCCCTGATAGACGAACTCCTCCCCACCTGGCGCCTCCACAGCCTCCCCTCCGCCTAGAAGGACTCCTCCCACCTGGCGCTTCCAATCCCCCCTAACAGGACCCCCATGCCCCCACCGACACCGTCCTCCACCCCCCGCCACGAGCCCCGTCCCCTCCCCGCCCACCTCGGACCACCCTTCGGCGCCGACGCGGTGGGACGTGGTGCGGCGAATCCGGCGCCTTGCACGGCGGTCGACCGGACATGGGCCGGTGATGGAAATGTCCTGCAGTCCACCCTCGTCCCTACGCACCGCAGACACCCCCTGCTGTGCCGTACCGGTTCCCGTGCGCCGCGTACCGGTTCCCGTGCGCCGCGTACCGGTTCCCGTGCGCCGCGTACCGGTCCCCACGCGCCGCGTACCGGTTCTCGTGCGCCGCGTACCGGTCCCCACGCACCGCGTACCGGTCCCCACGCACCGCGTACCGGTCCCCACGCACCGCGCGCCAGGTCCCTCCCCGCGACCCACCCATCCCCACCCACCAGATGCTCGCTCTTCGGCGCCGACGCGGTGGGACGTGGTGCGGCGAATCCGGCGCCTTTTGCGGCGATCGGCCGACAAGGGTGGCCAACTCATGCCGATACCCGCAAACCAGTGGTTGAGTGGAGTGACGTGTGATTAGCGTCGGCACCATGCGGATGCGGGTCGTCCTGGCCGCCGTCGTGTTCCTGAGCAGCGGATGCTCGGCCGCCGGCGCGGACCGTCCGTTCACCCCGGGTGGCGGGGACGCGGCTCCGCCGGTGACCGCGAAACCCGGTGCCGGTCTCTCCGACCCGCGGACGAAGACCATCGAGGCAGGCACGCTCACCGTGCAGGTCGAGTCCCCGGCGGGCCTCACCCAGGCGCAGCAGGCGATTGTGGACGCCTTCACCACCGGCTACGTCAGCTCCTGGAAGGCCGTCACCAGCCAGGGCGAGGACGACGGGTACCTCAAGGCGGCCGAGGAGCAGGCGGCCAGGGACAGCTACACCTGGGTGAAGGGCTTCGTCGACCAGGGCCGGTCCGCGGCCGGCACGGCCAAGCTGTACGCCATCCAGGTCCCGGCCGTCGCGGGCCGAGGCGCCGAGGTGGACGCCTGCGTGGACGAGTCCGGCATCCAGGTCACCGATGCCGGCACCGGCAGTCCGCTGGCGGACCAGCCGAACTGGACCAAACCCCCCACCGCCGTCTACCTCCAGGTGGCAGCACTGCGCAGAGGCGACGACGGCCGGTGGCGGGTGAAGGCGTACATGCACGCCACCTACCCCCACGAGCGTGCCAAGGAGTGCCGCCGATGAGAGCCCTTCTCCTGTCGTTGGCCCTGACCGCGACCACCTTGAGCCTCACCCCGCTGACCGGCACCCCGCTGACAGTCACCCCCCTGACCGGCACTTCGCTGACGGCCGCTCCCGGAGGCGACCCCGGCGGCCCGCGCGGTGACAGCTTCGGCAGCGGCCGTACCAGAGGCGTGATCCTGCGCAACTCCAAGATCGTCGTCAGCGGCAACGGACTAGGTGGCAAGAGCGACGGCTACCGCGTCCAGCGTCCCTGCTGGTACGAGCCCGGCGACAAGGCCGACGACATGCTCGAACGCCAGGAGGACGTCCGCGACTACTGGTTCCACACCAACCCGGACGGCACCACGGAGGACTTCGACAAGTTTCTCAAGCAGTACAAGGACAAGGTCGGCGAGGACGGCCGCTGGTGGACCCCCGCCTACAACGCCGCTGACCCCAACGGCCTCGCCTGCTGGTCGGGCCTCGAAGGCGCCGTCTGGGTCCCCGCCGGCCAGACCCCACCGGCCGGCATCACCCTGGCCGAGCTGTACCAACTCGCGAGGGCCGCGCTGACCGTCCCCGAGCCGACCATCAACCTCAGCCCTGACGTGAAGAGCTACGTCAACCTCCCCACCTGGGTCTGGCTGACCGGCGTAGGCGCCACCACCCGCTCCGTCACCGCCGAACTCCCCGGCGTCATGTCGGCCACGGTCACCGCGACCCTGTCCCGCATCGACATCGACCCCGGCACCACAGGCAACCGCGCGGAGGTCAAGGAGAACTGCGGCCCCACTGGCCACCCGTACGTCAAAGGCGGCACCTGGACCTGCGGCGTCCGCTACCTCCGCTCCTCCGCCGACCACCCCCAGGACGCCTACCAGCTCACGGTCACCACGACCTGGCCGGTGACCGGCGGCGCCGGCTTCACCTTCGACCCGGTGGTGGTCGACGCCGTCCGCCAGATCCCCGTAGGCGAGGTCCAGACCACCGTCCGGGAATCCGGCAAGAACTGACCTACGACCCCACGAAAACGCACACCACGCGATTCGGCCGCCAACGCTCGAACAGACCTCTCACCCGTACGGATCTCGCCGGCAGCTCTCACAGCCCGGCGAGATCCGCCAGCACCCGCGCCTGCGTCATCACCTCGACCCCGTCGTACCCGTACTCCAGCCCCCACAGCGCCGCCTCCACCCGCCGCGCCACCCCCCACGCTGCCAGCCGCCGCACATCCTCTCCCACGGCGTCCGCCACCAGAGCGAGGCGGCCGGCCAGCACACGGGGAGGGTCCGGCCGGCGGAAGGGATCGTCGACCTGCTCAAGGAGCGGCCACGGGTCGTACGCCGGATCGCCGAGCATGGGTTTGGCGTCGATGACCAGCCAGGGCTGCCGCCGAGCGGTGAGGACGTTCCCCGGGTTGAAGTCCCCGTGGACCACGACGGTACGGGACGCCGTAGCCGGGAGCGTACGCAGCAGTTCCGCGCCGTGCGCGACCAGTCCGGGATCGAACGCCGGCCGCAGCCGCCCCATGCGGTTTTCCACCAGATCGGCCCACTCGGCCGTGACGTCACCGAGAGATTCCAAGCGCGAGTCGGCCGGTGGCGGAACCCACAGCCGTTCGAGCAGATCGGCCCCGATCAGAAGGCGCTCCTCAGCCGGCAGATCACCGGCCGCCTCCAGGGCCGTACCAGGCTCGCACGGCTCCAGCAGCAAGGCGTAGACCTCCGGATCGTGCCGCAGCAGCCGCACTGCGCCGTCCCCGTCCCACACCCGCAACGCCTCGGCCTCCCCGGCCGCCTCCCGGTGCGGCCAGCAGACCTTGAGCACGGCAGAGTCGCCGTCGGAGAGCAGTACCGGAGCCACCCACGAGCAACTCCCCCCGTGGTACGGCCGTCCGAGCCGCAACGACCACCGGTCCCGCAACTCGTCCACGAGCCGCGGCAGACCAGCCAGCCACTCGCGCGCGTCGGCACGACGGCTCAGCGTCGCGACGACAGGAAGCGAGGAAGGGAAGAGATCCACGCGAGCTTCGGACATAGCCAAACATTAGAGGCGCCAGTGAGTCGTACTCCTGATCGAATCCCGAAAAGTAGCGGCCGGCGGCGGCCATCCGGGACATCGACATCCCGGAAGACCTCGGACGACATCCGATCAGGAACGGTCTTCGTCGTCACCGGCATTCAGGGAAATATCGGTATGACCTCACCTGGCGCTACTGCATACGCGCGGATCGTTCTCACCGTTCAGCGGGGCTCGCTCGGCTGTCAGGGCATCACCAGAGCGCTTGGTCCGAGGAGGACCTTGATGTCGCCGGCGAAGGCTCCGCCGGTGACGTCGACCGCGTAGTCGGGGAGGGCTACCAGTTGGATCTTGCGGTTGAGGCGTTCCACGCGGAGGCGGACGGGGGTGTCTCCTGGGTGGGCCTGGAAGATGCGCTTCAGTTCGTGGACGAGTTCCTTGTCGATTCGTTCTTCGCGGAGTGCGATGACGATGGGTTCACGGCCGTCGTCTTGGACGCCGCTGATGTCGAGGAAGGTGATGTCGGTGGCGTTGAAGGAGACGGTGGCGTCTTCGCCGTCGCCGCGGGAGCGGATTCGGCCGGTCACTGAGACGACGAGGTCGGGGGCCAGGTTGCTGCCGTACAGCTGGTAGGTCTGGGGGAAGCAGGGGACCTCGATGGAGGCGTCGTAGTCCTCGATCTTGAGGATGGCCCAGACGTCGCCTTTTTTGGTGACCTTCTTGTCCACGCCGGAGATGATGCCGGCGATGCGGACGTTGCCGAACTCGGTCTGGCGGTCGAGGACCTGGGCTATGGTCAGGTCGCGGTTGCGTTCGATGATGCGTTCGGCGCCGTTGAGTGGGTGGTCGGAGACGTAGAGGCCGAGCATTTCCCGTTCGAAGGAGAGTTTGACTTTTTTGTCCCATTCGCCTTCGGGGATGGGGACCTGGAAGACGCTGCTGTTCGCGTCGTCGTCGTCGAAGGCGCCGAAGAGGGAGTCCTGGCCCAGGGCCTCTTTGCGCTTCACGTCGATGACGGAGTCCACGGCCTGGTCGTGGATCTGGATGAGGCCCTTGCGTGAGTGGCCGAGGCCGTCGAAGGCTCCGGCTTTGATGAGGGACTCTATGGTTCGCTTGTTGCAGACGACCTGCGGGACCTTGCGCAGGAAATCGTTGAAGTCGGTGTAGGCGCCTTTTTGGGTGCGCGCGGAGATGACGCCGTTGATGGCGTTCTCACCGACGTTCTGGACGGCACCGAGGCCGAAGCGGACGTCCTCGCCGACGGCGCTGAAGCGCAGGCCTGACTCGTTGACGTCCGGGGGGAGGACTTTGACCTTCATGCGGCGGCACTCGGCGAGGTACAGCGCCATTCGGTCCTTGTTGGTGCCGACCGAGGTGAGCAGGGCCGCCATGTACTCGGCGGGGTAGTTGGCCTTGAGGTAGGCGGTCCAGTAGGAGACCAGTCCGTAGCCGGCGGTGTGGGACTTGTTGAATCCGTAGGAGCTGAACGGTTCCAGGACGTCCCAGACCGCCTTGGCGGCTTCCTTGGTGTAGCCCTTGTCGATCATGCCGGAGGAGAAGGTGGCCCACTGTTTGTCCATCTCCTCCTTTTTCTTCTTACCCATGGCCCGGCGCAGGATGTCGGCGCCGCCGAGGGTGTAGCCGGCCAGTTGCTGCGCGATCGCCATGACCTGCTCCTGGTAGACCACCAGGTGGTAGGTCGTGCCGAGGATCGGGTCCAGGGCTTCCTTGAGGCTCGGATGGATCGGCGTGATCTCTTGCTGTCCGGCCTTGCGCAGCGCGTAGTTGGTGTGCGCGTTGGCTCCCATGGGGCCGGGACGGCCGAGCGCGAGGACCGACGAGATGTCTTCGAACCGTGCCGGTGCGATCAGCTTGGTGAGGTCGCGCATCATCGAACTGTCGAGCTGGAAGACGCCGAGCGTGTCGCCTCGGGCCAGCAGCTCGTAGGTCTTCTTGTCGTCCAGCGACAGGCTGAGCATGTCGAGGTCGATGCCGCGGTTGTCCTTCACGTTCTGCACGGCGTCACCGATGACGGTGAGGTTGCGCAGACCGAGGAAGTCCATCTTCAACGCACCCATGTTCTCCGAACTGGGGCCGTCGAATCCGGTGATGCGTGCCCCGTCGTCGGGACGCATGAAGATCGGCATGACGTCGATCAGCGGCTGGGACGACAGGATGACACCGGCGGCGTGGACGCCGGTGCCTCTGGTCAGGCCTTCCAGTCCGAGCGCCGTGTCGATGACCCGCTTGACGTCGGCGTCCTCCTGGTACAGGGCACGCAGCTCGGTCGCCTCGGCGTACCGGGGGTGCTTCTCGTCGAAGATGCCGGTGAGCGGGATCTCCTTGCCCATGACGGCAGGCGGGAAGGCCTTGGTGATCTTCTCACCTACGGGGAACGGATAACCGAGCACCCGCGCCGCGTCCTTGACGGCCGCCTTCGACTTGATCGTCATGTAGGTGATGATCAGCGAGACGTTGTCCTCGCCGTACTTCTCGGTGACATAACGGATCATGTCCCCGCGCCGGCGCTCGTCGAAGTCCAGGTCGACGTCCGGCATCGAGATGCGCTCGGGATTGAGGAACCGCTCGAAGAGCAACGAGTGCTCGATGGGGTCCAGCTCGGTGATGCCGGTGACGTACGCCACCATGGAGCCGGTGGCGGAACCTCGGCCCGGGCCGAGCCAGATGTTGTTGTCCCGCGCGTACTGGCAGATGTCGGCGACGACGAGGAAGTAACCCGGGAAGCCCATGCCTTCGATGACGCCGAGCTCGTAGTCGATCCGCTCCATCACATGAGCGGGCACCGGATCGCCGTACCGGTTCACCGCGCCGCGGTAGGCCTCCTTGCGGAGCCAGCTCATCTCGGTCTCCCCGTCGGGGACCGGGAACTTCGCGGCGAGGTCGCGGTGGGAGAACACCTCGTCGTAGGACTCGACCCGCTCGGCGATGACCAGGGTGTTCCGGCACCCGTCGGCCCAGACGTCGGAGCTCGGGTCCAGAGCCCGCATCTCCTCGGCGGACCGCACGTAGTAGCCGTTGCCGGAGAACCGGAACCTGTTGGGGTCGCTCAGCAGGGAGTTGGTGCCGACGCAGAGCAAGGCGTCATGGGCCGTGGCCTGGTCCTCGGTGACGTAATGGGAGTCGTTGGTCACCAGAGGCGGGATGTCGAGGGTCTTCCCGATCCGCAACAGGTCGTCGCGGACCCCGGTCTCGATCGGGATCCCCCCGTGATCCATGATCTCCAGGAAGTAGTTCTCCCGGCCGAAGATCTCCTGGTACTTGGCGGCGTGTTCCAGCGCCTTGTCGAACTGGCCGAGCCGGAGCCGGGTCTGCACGGCCCCGGAAGGACAGCCGGTCGTGGCGACGATGCCTTCGTGGTAGCGGTCGAACAGCTCGTCGTCCATGCGGGGGTACTTCTTCATGTGGCCTTCCAGGGAGGCCAGCGAAGAAATGCGGAAGAGGTTGCGCAACCCCTGAGCGTTGACGGCCCACATGGTCTTGTGCAGATAGGTGCCGCTCGCCGAGACGTCGCCGCCGAGGCCGGTACGTTCGTCGGACTTGCGCTGGTGGGGCTCCCCCCAGAAGACGGGCCGCTTGTAGTGGCGTGACTCCGGGCTGACGTAGCCCTCGATCCCGATGATCGGCTTCACGCCGGCGGCCTTGGTCTTGGACTGGAACTCGTACGCACCGAACAGGTTGCCGTGGTCGCTCATCGCGATCGCCGGCATGCCGAGCTCGGCCGCGCGGGCCGCCAGCTTGCTGATCTTCGCCGCACCGTCCAGCATCGAGTACTCAGTGTGAACATGCAGGTGAACGAACGAATCAGCCACAGGGGATCTCGGCCTTTCCTCGTGGGGTTGGCGGTGACGCAACTCTACCGAGGGACGGGTGGGACTGGTCGAGCATGGGGGAAAACGTGCGATCAGCGCGTCCGTGGCCCGCCTGCCGATCCGGTGAGCCGCCTAGATGGCCCCCTCGTGGCGGAGCAGCCATTCCTTGACGGCGGTGCCGTAGTAGTAGCCGCCGAAGCGGCGGTTGCCGGTGGCGGGGAGGATGCGGTGGCAGGGGACGAACGGGGCGATGAGGTTCTGTGCGCAGGCGGAGCCGGCGGCGCGCGCGGCGGTCCGTGGGAGGCCCGCCTGCTCGGCCAGGTCGGCGTAGGTGATCGTGGTGCCCGCGGGGACGGCGCGCAGCGCGGTGAGGAGGCGCAGGCGGGTGGGGGTGCCGGGTTGCTCCAGCGCTACGGCGTCCAGCGCGAAGAGGTCGCCGTCCAGGTAGTCGCGTACCGCTTGGGTGGGTTTGCCGAGGTCGGCGACCTGGCGCAGGGGGAGAGCCCGCAAGGATTCGGGGAGGCGGGTGTGCATCTCGGCGGGGTCCGCGGTGTAGCCCGCCGCCACGAGGACGTCGTCGTGGGTGAGCAGCGACAGGGGGCCGGTGGGGGTCGGGAGGACCTGCGCGTCGATGGTCATGATGAGCTCCAGGGGTGGGGTTCCGGGGTCAGGAGGCGTGCCAGAGATGGACGGCGGCGTAGGCCCGCCAGGGACGCCAGCGGTCGGGCTCGTGGCCGGGGATGTCCAGTGACTCCATGGCGCGCAGCAGGACGAGGTCCTTGGCGGGCCAGGCGTCGGGGTCGCGCAGCGCGCGCATGGTGACGTAGCCGGTGGTCCAGGGACCGATGCCGGGGACGGTCATGAGCAGGGCCGCGGTGTCGGCGGGGTCGGCGCCGCCGTCCAGGTGGAGGTCGCCGGCGGCGACGAGAGTGGCCAGCGTTCTGAGGGTTTCCACGCGACGGGTGGTCAGGCCGAGCCCGCCGAGGTCGGTCTCCGCGAGCCGGGCCGCGGTCGGGAAGAGCAGGTGGGGGGTGCCGTCGGCGGGGGGACGTACGGCGGTGCCTGCTCTCGCGGCGATGCGGCCGAGCAGGGTGCGGGCTCCGGAGACCGAGATCTGCTGGCCGGCGACGGCGCGGACCGCGAGTTCGAAGCCGTCGAACGCGCCTGGCACACGCAGGCCGGGACGCCGGTCGAGCAGCGGGGCGAGCGCGGTGGGGCCGAGGGCCGCGGCGATGGCGTGCGGGTCGGCGTCCAGGTCGAACAGGTGGCGGCAGCGGGCCACGATCCGCGCGAGCCGCCGGGTGTCGTCCAGGGTGACCGACAGCTTCAGGTGTCCCGCGGCGGGGGTCACCGTGACGACTCCGCCGGGGACGGCGCGCCGGTAGTGGTCCGGGCCGGCGTCCTCGACGCCGGGTACGGCACGCGCCGCGAGGAACGCGAACATCGCCTCGGCGTCGTACGGCCCCCGGTACGCGAGGCGCAGTGTCACCGCTCCGCCGGCGTCCGGCGGCCGTCCGGCGGCGGCCCGCAGGTCGGTGGGGGAGAAGCGGTACGCCTCGCGCATGCTCGCGTTGAACTGGCGGACGCTGCCGAACCCCGCCGCGAACGCCACGTCGGTCACCGGCAGCGCCGTCTCGGTGAGCAGTTGCTTGGCCAGCAGCAGCCGCCGGGTGCGCGCCACCGCGAGCGGCCCGGCGCCGAGGCGCGTGGTGAAGGTCCGCAGCAGGTGGCGCGGCGTGACGTGCAACCGGTCCGCGAGGCCCGTCACGCCGTACTCGTCGGCGACCCCGTCGTCGATGAGCCGCAACGCGCGGCCCACCAGGTCGGAGTGCACGTCCCACCCGGGGTCGCCGGGGCTGAGCTCGGGACGGCAGCGCCGGCACGGCCGGAACCCGGCCGCCTCGGCCGCCGCCGCGTGCCGGTAGAACCGCACGTTCCGCCGGGCCGGTGTGCGCGCGGGACAGATGGGCCGGCAGTAGATCCCGGTCGAGGTGACGGCCGTGTAGAACCGTCCGTCGAATCGTGTGTCGCGTGCGCTGACCGCGCGGTAGCACGAGTCGAAGTCGAGCGTCTGTGGGGTCACGTGTACGACGATAGGCGCTGCTCCCCGCGGACCACCGGCGGAAAACGGACCTCGCCGTGACCGCGGGGAGCGCTGTCAGTCGCGTGTGCCCTCGACCAGCCAGTGGGTGCCGGAGATCTGTACGCCGGCCGGGGTCAGGTGCGGGAGCAGGGCTTCGGCGAGGATGTGGCGCGCGGTTTCCTGAGTGAGGCCGGTGGTCTCCTGGAGGGCTCGTAGCGGGCCGCTGTTGAGGTAGAAGCCGGTGGCGGTGGTGAGGTCGGGGCCGAAGCCGAGTGGAGCCCGCAGGGGTTTGACGCGGACGTCGGTGTAGCCGGCCCTGTGCAGGACGGTGGTGATGTGGACGGGGTCGGCCAGGGAGAACATCGACGAGTCGGGGAGGCCGGGCCGGCCGAGGTGGTGGCACAGGGCCGTCATGGGGGTGGTGTACCAGGGGCTGGCGCTCATGGGGCCGGGGCAGACGAAGACGAGGCGGCCGCCGGAGCGCAGGGCCGTGGCGACGTTGGCGAAGGCGGCCACGGGGTCGGCGAAGAACATGACACCGAAGCGGCTGATCGCCACGGTGAACGAACCGGGGACGAACGGGTGGCACTGGACGTCGGCGCGCAGGAACGTCGCGTTGGCGAGACCCGCGGCGGCGGCCCTCTCCTTGGCGCGGCGGAGCATGACGTCGGACAGGTCGACGCCGTGAGCGCGCCCCTGTGGCGCTCGCGACGCCGCGATGAGAGTGGTCTCACCGGTGCCGCATCCGATGTCGAGGACGTGGTCGTGCGGTCCGACGGCGGCGGCCGCCAGCAGCGCGTCGGTGATCTCACCGGCGTCTCCTCGTTCGCTGTGTTCGGCCCAGTTGTCCCCTTCGGGGCCGTTCCAGGCGTCCGCCTGAACCGTGTTGAGTGTTTCGTCCATGTCGTGCCTTTCAGTTCGTGGCCTGCGCGACGAGCCGCAGGCCGACGGCGGCCAGGCCACCGCCGAGGATCCGCTGGCGCTCGATGCGCCGGAGCATGGTGTGGACCCGCGCGCCGGCCTCGTTGTCGGTGAGCCGGTCGGTG
The window above is part of the Sphaerisporangium rubeum genome. Proteins encoded here:
- the dnaE gene encoding DNA polymerase III subunit alpha, which translates into the protein MADSFVHLHVHTEYSMLDGAAKISKLAARAAELGMPAIAMSDHGNLFGAYEFQSKTKAAGVKPIIGIEGYVSPESRHYKRPVFWGEPHQRKSDERTGLGGDVSASGTYLHKTMWAVNAQGLRNLFRISSLASLEGHMKKYPRMDDELFDRYHEGIVATTGCPSGAVQTRLRLGQFDKALEHAAKYQEIFGRENYFLEIMDHGGIPIETGVRDDLLRIGKTLDIPPLVTNDSHYVTEDQATAHDALLCVGTNSLLSDPNRFRFSGNGYYVRSAEEMRALDPSSDVWADGCRNTLVIAERVESYDEVFSHRDLAAKFPVPDGETEMSWLRKEAYRGAVNRYGDPVPAHVMERIDYELGVIEGMGFPGYFLVVADICQYARDNNIWLGPGRGSATGSMVAYVTGITELDPIEHSLLFERFLNPERISMPDVDLDFDERRRGDMIRYVTEKYGEDNVSLIITYMTIKSKAAVKDAARVLGYPFPVGEKITKAFPPAVMGKEIPLTGIFDEKHPRYAEATELRALYQEDADVKRVIDTALGLEGLTRGTGVHAAGVILSSQPLIDVMPIFMRPDDGARITGFDGPSSENMGALKMDFLGLRNLTVIGDAVQNVKDNRGIDLDMLSLSLDDKKTYELLARGDTLGVFQLDSSMMRDLTKLIAPARFEDISSVLALGRPGPMGANAHTNYALRKAGQQEITPIHPSLKEALDPILGTTYHLVVYQEQVMAIAQQLAGYTLGGADILRRAMGKKKKEEMDKQWATFSSGMIDKGYTKEAAKAVWDVLEPFSSYGFNKSHTAGYGLVSYWTAYLKANYPAEYMAALLTSVGTNKDRMALYLAECRRMKVKVLPPDVNESGLRFSAVGEDVRFGLGAVQNVGENAINGVISARTQKGAYTDFNDFLRKVPQVVCNKRTIESLIKAGAFDGLGHSRKGLIQIHDQAVDSVIDVKRKEALGQDSLFGAFDDDDANSSVFQVPIPEGEWDKKVKLSFEREMLGLYVSDHPLNGAERIIERNRDLTIAQVLDRQTEFGNVRIAGIISGVDKKVTKKGDVWAILKIEDYDASIEVPCFPQTYQLYGSNLAPDLVVSVTGRIRSRGDGEDATVSFNATDITFLDISGVQDDGREPIVIALREERIDKELVHELKRIFQAHPGDTPVRLRVERLNRKIQLVALPDYAVDVTGGAFAGDIKVLLGPSALVMP
- a CDS encoding aminoglycoside phosphotransferase family protein, which gives rise to MSEARVDLFPSSLPVVATLSRRADAREWLAGLPRLVDELRDRWSLRLGRPYHGGSCSWVAPVLLSDGDSAVLKVCWPHREAAGEAEALRVWDGDGAVRLLRHDPEVYALLLEPCEPGTALEAAGDLPAEERLLIGADLLERLWVPPPADSRLESLGDVTAEWADLVENRMGRLRPAFDPGLVAHGAELLRTLPATASRTVVVHGDFNPGNVLTARRQPWLVIDAKPMLGDPAYDPWPLLEQVDDPFRRPDPPRVLAGRLALVADAVGEDVRRLAAWGVARRVEAALWGLEYGYDGVEVMTQARVLADLAGL
- a CDS encoding methylated-DNA--[protein]-cysteine S-methyltransferase, whose protein sequence is MTIDAQVLPTPTGPLSLLTHDDVLVAAGYTADPAEMHTRLPESLRALPLRQVADLGKPTQAVRDYLDGDLFALDAVALEQPGTPTRLRLLTALRAVPAGTTITYADLAEQAGLPRTAARAAGSACAQNLIAPFVPCHRILPATGNRRFGGYYYGTAVKEWLLRHEGAI
- a CDS encoding bacterial transcriptional activator domain-containing protein, producing the protein MTTSRRPPSRPASAAGGRIRHRRTAGDVVAGIAALIALAALMGGVPYALLRLTGPPLPDTLLNGELLTRQISPSTAVAILVLLVWLAWAQLVVCVIVEVYNGVRRVGMPARVPLSGGSQALANRLVSAALALFTASAVAIPLTGMATAPPVRQPVAVAAHTLPAPEARAALEEVRQVKKVYVVQPPHGRHHESLWEIADKCLGDGRRYPEIYRLNQHKTQPDGSRLQMASLIRPGWVLDMPDDARGVHLVSADEPREKTLRDHASKPAELDGRTQYVGDRGGATDVRSGPEKKGTGQEKAGERGGVVLPLPAMPQRTYHLPPMPKSTAVSAIPKAPTAEAPATQAPPGQGPATQAPVGQAPGGQVPGGRTPAGQTPIGQAPSGQTSVGQPSANHPSANHPSVVQPPATEAPASQAPATAPHGASGGPAETSPSRRVEVPEPRHRPDKAVETGGGLDLIDYLAGGSLAAAGLLVALGRRRREQLWHRAFGHRITRPRGDAAGAEVALRLGSDAPGSRMLDHGLRMLGKLLAEQGRVPPTIYAVHLSARGLDLWIHPPDPGAPEPFEAHDAGRTWRLPAHEGRAIDEHALLDAAAPYPGLVSLGVTDGGRVLIDLEAAQGVIAMTGHRVRDALAALAVELVTNRWSDQMRVTLVGFGGDLVTIAPDRVRAVGSFAEVLPELEARAAEMVAADARVLTGRIHGGAADPVWPPHFLLSAIAPDPTEAERLTRLGRAGSRMAAGYVIAGDVPHATWTWEVTEDGKARVDALGVMVNAQLLPRRHYDAVIDLFRTAGRHEGEPVREEEGPPREFTTSPSVTIRILGPIEIGPVPPLEEGRAELACEMVVYLAAHPGGVHPVVLGGILWPRGVQAVVRDATIARVTEWLGTDSQGRPNLRTDDTGRLRLGPEVRSDWQLFRELVRRSHDDPSARAVLLEKALGLVRGPLLAARPRSRYAWLAADELEYEVTASVADAAHRLCEIRLAHDDAEGAVAAVRAGLLLAADDEGLWRDLLRAAHATADPLNLRAVVDALHRRANSHPYGGGMSPETESLIDELLPTWRLHSLPSA